The following coding sequences lie in one Acidobacteriota bacterium genomic window:
- a CDS encoding PD40 domain-containing protein — translation MNQPAKHFYEFGPYRLETGERILLRDGQIVALTPKLFDTLLVLVESGGRILDKEDLLKLVWPDTFVEEVSLAKKVSILRKVLGEDFEHHYIETIPRRGYRFVAEVREVREDAPLQPIQPNGQNGVATSAAPQNTQPAISEVSPTPTVSEASPATPSERNRSRPLTRWFALMAGLLLLGSLVVLFVRRLEIGAATKTPKSLPPLNAVPLTSYQGSETQTAFSPDGNQIAFAWTGTQGTKPNLYAKLIGVETPLQLTNSGATDMYPAWSPDGRYIAFIRQSASGDGIYLIPAIGGVERKLADVFPAQLPTDGNSPYFATDGKSLAIPDKSSAAEPLSIFRLIIETGEKHRLTSPPSEAVGDHYPAFSPDGKMLAFVRETRWSIADIYVLALPSGEPKRLTFDDLPIVGLAWTADSRELLFTSRRGGSTRHLWRVAASGGAPERIETVGNDVISPAISLRGNRLAYTQALDDINIWRIELNAAGHAKSQTSLIASTFWDHGPDFSPDGQKIAFASGRSGSAGIWVCNSDGSKPRLLHACGPHVTGTPRWSPDGRWIVFDSRSCLPGMAGNPDVYLVSADGGQPRRLTTDEAEDVVPSWSHDGQWIYFASTRSGSMQVWKASVMDGAAVQITRQGGFESYESPDGKYLYYTKGRNTPGIWRIPTTGGAEESVIDQQRAGQWRYWRVTDQGIYLAVTMPSGPVIEFFNFTTQRFTEVARPAKGPERNIPGLAVSPDGHSLLYVQMDRSGSDLMMVEDFR, via the coding sequence ATGAACCAGCCCGCCAAACATTTTTATGAATTTGGCCCATATCGCCTGGAAACCGGCGAGCGCATTTTGTTGCGTGATGGCCAGATTGTGGCGCTAACGCCAAAGCTGTTCGATACACTGCTGGTGCTGGTTGAAAGTGGCGGGCGAATTCTGGACAAGGAGGATTTACTGAAACTGGTCTGGCCGGACACCTTCGTCGAAGAGGTGAGCCTGGCCAAAAAGGTTTCGATTCTCCGCAAAGTGCTGGGCGAGGATTTCGAGCACCATTACATCGAAACTATCCCTCGGCGCGGATATCGCTTTGTCGCTGAGGTTCGGGAAGTTCGCGAGGACGCTCCGCTTCAACCCATCCAGCCGAACGGGCAAAATGGCGTTGCCACGTCGGCTGCCCCCCAAAATACTCAACCAGCGATTTCCGAGGTTTCGCCAACCCCAACGGTTTCCGAAGCCAGCCCGGCAACGCCTTCAGAACGAAATCGTTCGCGTCCGCTCACTCGTTGGTTCGCATTGATGGCTGGCTTGCTGCTACTCGGTTCGCTGGTGGTTTTATTCGTCCGCCGATTGGAAATTGGGGCGGCAACGAAGACGCCAAAATCATTGCCTCCGCTGAACGCCGTTCCGTTGACCAGTTATCAAGGTAGTGAAACACAAACCGCGTTTTCGCCAGACGGCAATCAAATTGCGTTTGCCTGGACGGGGACACAGGGAACCAAACCGAACCTCTATGCCAAGTTGATCGGCGTCGAAACTCCCTTGCAACTGACAAATTCGGGGGCAACGGATATGTATCCGGCTTGGTCGCCGGATGGTCGTTACATTGCGTTTATTCGCCAATCCGCATCGGGCGACGGGATTTACCTGATTCCCGCAATCGGCGGCGTGGAGCGCAAATTGGCAGATGTATTCCCTGCCCAACTTCCCACCGATGGCAACAGCCCGTATTTTGCTACGGATGGAAAATCTCTGGCGATTCCAGACAAATCTTCAGCGGCGGAACCGCTGAGCATTTTCCGTCTTATCATCGAAACCGGCGAAAAGCACAGATTGACATCGCCCCCTTCCGAGGCGGTCGGCGATCACTACCCGGCATTTTCCCCGGATGGAAAGATGCTGGCCTTCGTTCGCGAAACCCGCTGGTCGATTGCGGACATTTACGTGCTGGCATTGCCGTCGGGGGAACCGAAGCGGCTAACGTTTGATGATCTGCCGATTGTCGGTTTGGCCTGGACTGCGGACAGCCGCGAGCTGCTGTTCACATCCCGGCGCGGCGGCAGCACACGGCATTTGTGGCGCGTCGCCGCTAGTGGCGGTGCCCCCGAACGAATTGAAACCGTTGGGAATGACGTGATCAGCCCGGCCATTTCCTTACGAGGCAACCGGCTGGCTTACACACAGGCTTTGGATGACATCAACATCTGGCGCATTGAACTCAATGCCGCAGGCCACGCCAAATCCCAGACCAGCCTGATCGCTTCCACGTTCTGGGATCACGGACCGGATTTTTCGCCGGACGGCCAAAAGATCGCTTTTGCCTCCGGTCGTTCCGGCAGCGCAGGCATTTGGGTATGTAACAGCGATGGTTCCAAACCCAGATTGCTACACGCTTGTGGGCCGCACGTTACGGGAACGCCGCGTTGGTCGCCGGATGGTCGCTGGATTGTTTTCGATTCCCGTTCCTGCCTACCAGGAATGGCAGGCAATCCGGATGTGTATCTGGTCAGCGCCGACGGCGGCCAGCCTCGCCGTTTGACCACGGACGAAGCCGAGGATGTCGTGCCAAGCTGGTCTCACGACGGCCAATGGATCTATTTCGCTTCGACGCGCAGTGGCAGTATGCAGGTGTGGAAAGCGTCCGTAATGGATGGCGCGGCGGTGCAAATCACACGACAAGGCGGTTTCGAAAGCTATGAATCTCCTGACGGCAAATACCTGTATTACACCAAAGGCCGCAACACGCCCGGCATCTGGCGTATTCCGACGACGGGCGGCGCGGAAGAATCCGTCATTGATCAACAGAGAGCGGGGCAATGGCGATACTGGCGCGTGACCGACCAAGGCATCTATCTGGCAGTCACGATGCCCAGCGGACCGGTAATTGAATTTTTCAACTTCACCACGCAGCGATTCACTGAAGTTGCCCGTCCTGCCAAAGGCCCGGAGCGGAACATTCCCGGCCTCGCCGTTTCTCCCGATGGTCATTCTCTTCTTTACGTGCAGATGGATCGCAGCGGCAGCGATTTGATGATGGTCGAAGACTTTCGCTGA
- a CDS encoding TonB-dependent receptor yields the protein MFFGKTKLILFRLMVLPIVLLTFGSTLLGQTSTGEVNGVVTDPSGAAVPTATVKLINLATKIESQATSNQDGYFIFVNVRPGAYSLRVEAKGFKTTQIANFDVGVSQTVRQNISLTVGEVSQTVEISAANGELLSSATTELGTVIQERTVQDLPLNGRNFTQLLTLTPGVTPVSTSQNRNVGCCEGNVGLPGSGFSDASFHGQQNRSKLYFFDGIINTNVRGPTYIVIPNIDAVQEFKVVGHDAKAEYGGATGGIVNMVSKSGGNNLHGSAFEYVRNNFFDARNAFTDATCTLARCKPGQFVPSGPAPFHQNQFGAVVTGPVIKNKTFFSASYDGWRYSQPNLGLAYVPTAAEIGGDFSNTSSGFRRQIYNPYSTRTSGSTFVRDPFRCDAAGNPLPVNAQKQQDQTIGTACNIIPQALIFRPMQQFFQTYAATPNFSDARDRTTNFIQTRPTVNNSNSFQGRVDHRFRDADNVFFRYTEHRVSILTPIGEVGSTGGGSQGRNYGGGWTHTFSPNLILDVRGGYAGRPGVDAGQQNQHEAGLDPLKQGGFLDVEKYGGLLVALSNWTNGGNNNFGIRGAAPRENPNWSVTPNIVWLKGPHNIKAGFWYIQAKRIQLNTFQTYTFSDEQTRNPAVASGTTGLSLASALLGFPNNFQAQLPILHGGPVQFKYAAWAAYGQDEWKLTPNLTLTLGLRYDYLNVPSTLDGRLWNALDIPNQKWIIGAKTMPGLCSVVKAAPCIPDAFQNDPHFNNVVLAGEEFFAPPAVKDNIGPRLGIAWSINSKTVLRAGYGLYWDAVPARSQYAQNDLEMAVWPDATAFAGTANASANFVNGTAFNIIQVQGQGFATPLPTTNPWTPANTFGDDPNYKDPYSQQWHLELQRQLTPSMMVSAAYVGSKNGRLPYSGLGNTARQASPNGTPAAVIDALRPMPWVAANINYTLSKGTSNYNALQTSFQRRFSRGLHTLVSYTWSKSIDISSGYFNVENGPGGGSTLQNYFDPSTGRGLSAYNIPHFLSWATVYELPFGKGKKWIQSGPASWVLGNWQANYIFQARSGAPYNLQITGDLANLRGSAPGNAPGNYLRPNLIADPFVAGPVAANPDPNCQKTVSQGGRAADTVYTSFSWFNSCAFGIPSGSFGNLGRNVFRGGHVVNMDLSMFKSFPVREGMNLQLRFEAFNVFNIQNYAEPSSLTINSNATSIAANVGRITSLAQGTTPRQLQFGLRFVF from the coding sequence ATGTTTTTCGGGAAAACGAAGTTGATACTTTTCAGGTTGATGGTGTTACCGATAGTGCTTCTGACATTTGGCTCGACTCTGTTAGGGCAAACATCAACGGGTGAAGTGAATGGTGTCGTTACTGATCCATCGGGAGCAGCCGTGCCAACCGCAACCGTAAAGCTGATCAATCTGGCGACGAAGATCGAATCGCAGGCGACTTCCAATCAGGACGGTTACTTTATTTTCGTCAACGTGCGTCCCGGCGCGTATTCGCTGCGAGTGGAAGCCAAAGGATTCAAGACGACGCAAATCGCCAATTTCGATGTCGGTGTCAGCCAGACCGTTCGGCAGAACATTTCGCTGACGGTGGGCGAAGTCAGCCAGACGGTCGAAATCAGCGCCGCCAATGGCGAATTGCTGTCCAGCGCAACGACTGAGCTAGGAACCGTCATTCAGGAAAGAACCGTGCAAGACCTGCCGCTCAATGGCAGAAACTTCACGCAACTGTTGACGCTCACCCCCGGCGTGACGCCGGTTTCGACTTCGCAAAACCGTAACGTCGGTTGTTGCGAAGGCAACGTGGGATTACCCGGATCGGGCTTTTCCGACGCTTCATTCCACGGCCAGCAAAACCGCTCGAAGCTGTATTTCTTTGACGGAATCATCAATACCAACGTGCGCGGGCCGACTTACATCGTCATCCCGAACATTGACGCGGTGCAGGAATTCAAGGTCGTCGGGCACGACGCGAAGGCTGAATATGGCGGCGCGACCGGCGGAATTGTGAATATGGTCTCGAAATCCGGCGGCAATAATCTGCATGGTTCGGCCTTTGAATATGTCCGCAACAATTTCTTCGACGCGCGTAATGCATTTACGGACGCTACGTGCACGCTGGCGCGCTGCAAACCGGGACAGTTTGTCCCCAGCGGCCCTGCGCCCTTTCATCAAAATCAATTCGGCGCGGTGGTGACCGGACCGGTCATCAAAAACAAAACCTTCTTTTCGGCCAGCTATGACGGTTGGCGCTACAGCCAACCCAACCTAGGATTGGCTTACGTGCCGACGGCGGCTGAAATTGGCGGAGACTTCAGCAATACGAGTTCGGGCTTCCGCCGCCAAATCTACAACCCATACTCAACCCGCACATCGGGCAGCACATTTGTGCGCGATCCGTTCCGCTGCGACGCCGCAGGAAATCCGCTTCCCGTGAACGCGCAGAAACAACAGGATCAAACCATCGGCACGGCCTGCAACATAATTCCGCAAGCGTTGATCTTTCGGCCAATGCAGCAGTTCTTCCAAACCTACGCGGCAACGCCCAATTTCTCGGACGCGCGCGACCGAACGACGAACTTCATCCAGACGCGTCCAACGGTGAATAACTCCAACAGCTTTCAAGGCCGCGTGGATCACCGCTTCCGCGACGCGGACAACGTTTTCTTCCGCTACACCGAACACCGCGTTTCGATTCTGACGCCGATTGGGGAAGTCGGCTCGACGGGCGGCGGTTCGCAGGGGAGAAATTACGGTGGCGGCTGGACGCATACGTTCAGTCCGAACCTGATCCTGGATGTTCGCGGCGGTTATGCCGGGCGTCCAGGCGTTGATGCCGGGCAGCAAAATCAACACGAAGCCGGGCTTGATCCCTTGAAGCAGGGCGGATTTTTGGATGTGGAAAAGTACGGCGGCTTGCTGGTGGCGCTTTCCAACTGGACGAACGGCGGCAACAACAATTTCGGCATTCGCGGCGCAGCACCGCGCGAAAATCCAAACTGGAGCGTGACGCCGAACATCGTCTGGTTGAAAGGCCCTCACAACATCAAAGCGGGTTTCTGGTACATCCAGGCCAAGCGCATCCAGTTGAACACTTTCCAAACCTACACTTTCAGCGATGAACAAACGCGCAATCCGGCAGTGGCTTCAGGCACAACCGGTTTGTCGCTGGCTTCGGCGTTGCTGGGTTTCCCGAACAATTTCCAGGCGCAATTGCCGATCCTGCACGGTGGCCCAGTGCAATTCAAATACGCCGCGTGGGCGGCTTATGGGCAGGACGAATGGAAACTGACGCCGAATCTGACGCTGACGCTGGGCTTGCGCTACGATTATCTGAACGTGCCAAGCACGCTGGATGGGCGGTTGTGGAACGCGCTGGATATTCCCAATCAAAAATGGATCATCGGCGCAAAGACAATGCCGGGGCTGTGCAGCGTGGTCAAAGCCGCGCCGTGCATTCCGGACGCATTCCAAAACGATCCGCATTTCAACAACGTGGTGTTGGCTGGCGAAGAGTTTTTCGCGCCGCCCGCGGTGAAAGACAACATCGGGCCGCGCCTTGGCATTGCTTGGTCCATTAACTCGAAAACAGTGCTGCGCGCAGGGTATGGGCTGTACTGGGACGCGGTTCCGGCGCGCAGCCAATATGCGCAGAACGATCTGGAGATGGCCGTTTGGCCCGACGCGACGGCATTTGCCGGTACGGCCAACGCCAGCGCCAATTTCGTCAACGGCACGGCATTTAACATCATTCAAGTTCAAGGACAGGGATTTGCGACGCCGCTGCCGACGACCAATCCGTGGACGCCCGCCAATACTTTTGGCGACGATCCGAATTACAAAGACCCGTATTCGCAGCAATGGCATCTGGAACTGCAACGTCAACTGACGCCTTCGATGATGGTTTCTGCCGCGTACGTGGGCAGCAAAAACGGAAGGTTGCCGTATTCGGGCTTGGGCAATACCGCGCGCCAGGCTTCGCCGAACGGCACGCCTGCTGCGGTGATTGACGCGTTGCGCCCTATGCCGTGGGTGGCAGCGAACATCAACTACACGCTGAGCAAAGGCACTTCCAACTACAACGCTTTACAGACCAGCTTCCAGCGCCGGTTTTCGCGCGGATTGCACACGCTGGTTTCGTACACGTGGAGCAAATCCATTGACATAAGCAGCGGATATTTCAACGTCGAAAATGGGCCGGGCGGCGGTTCGACGCTGCAAAATTATTTTGACCCCAGCACAGGGCGAGGCCTTTCAGCTTATAACATTCCGCACTTCCTTTCCTGGGCGACGGTGTACGAGTTGCCGTTCGGGAAAGGAAAGAAATGGATTCAGAGCGGCCCCGCTTCGTGGGTATTGGGCAACTGGCAGGCGAATTACATTTTCCAGGCGCGTTCGGGCGCTCCCTACAATCTGCAAATTACGGGAGACCTGGCAAACCTGCGCGGCAGCGCGCCGGGAAATGCGCCAGGAAACTATCTTCGTCCAAACCTGATCGCCGACCCATTTGTGGCTGGGCCGGTTGCGGCCAATCCCGATCCGAACTGCCAGAAGACCGTTTCGCAGGGAGGGCGCGCGGCAGATACGGTTTACACGTCCTTTAGCTGGTTCAATTCCTGCGCGTTCGGAATTCCTTCCGGCTCGTTCGGAAATCTGGGACGTAACGTGTTTCGAGGCGGGCATGTAGTCAACATGGACCTTTCCATGTTCAAGAGCTTCCCGGTGCGCGAAGGGATGAACCTGCAATTGCGCTTCGAGGCGTTTAACGTGTTCAACATTCAAAACTATGCGGAGCCGTCTTCGCTGACGATCAATTCCAACGCGACTTCGATTGCCGCCAATGTGGGACGAATCACATCACTGGCGCAGGGAACCACGCCCAGGCAACTGCAATTCGGATTGCGATTTGTCTTTTGA
- a CDS encoding alpha-L-fucosidase, which translates to MASPEEAAREMNNPRSKWFREAKFGLFIHWGLYAIPAGTWKGQQIPGIGEWIMNRAKIPVKEYEQLAAQFNPVKFNAEEWAQLAQDAGMKYLTITSKHHDGFAMFKSQVSKYNIVDATPFKRDPMKELAAACAKRGIKLSFYYSQAQDWHEPNGAGNTWDFGPDDKKDFDQYLRDKALPQTREILTQYGPLGLIWFDTPRLMTEQRAQQFADMVRELQPNCLVNGRLGGKGDYRSTGDNRIPDQVVPGVWEVPATINDTWGYKSYDDHWKPPAEIVFKLVDIVSKGGNYLLNVGPTAEGIIPQPSQDILRKVGQWLKVNGEAIYGASPSPFGQEFGRLSDTKKNQQGQPIFEQAKEWRATTKPGVIYIHLFAWPKEFVLEGMKGKVTKAHLLAGSKKPLKFTHKDGKLIVQLPEQAPSDLDSVLRLDVNGN; encoded by the coding sequence ATGGCTAGCCCCGAAGAAGCCGCGCGCGAGATGAACAACCCGCGCAGCAAATGGTTCCGCGAAGCCAAGTTCGGTTTGTTCATTCATTGGGGCTTGTATGCGATTCCGGCGGGAACCTGGAAAGGGCAGCAAATCCCTGGTATCGGCGAATGGATCATGAACCGCGCCAAAATCCCTGTGAAGGAGTACGAGCAGCTTGCAGCACAGTTCAATCCGGTCAAGTTCAACGCCGAAGAGTGGGCGCAACTCGCGCAAGACGCTGGGATGAAATACCTGACGATTACGTCCAAGCATCACGACGGTTTCGCGATGTTCAAATCGCAGGTCAGCAAGTACAACATTGTGGATGCCACGCCCTTCAAGCGCGACCCGATGAAGGAGCTTGCCGCCGCCTGCGCCAAACGCGGCATCAAACTCAGCTTTTACTATTCGCAAGCGCAGGATTGGCACGAACCGAACGGCGCGGGCAACACCTGGGATTTTGGGCCGGACGACAAGAAAGATTTTGACCAATACCTGCGCGACAAAGCCCTGCCGCAAACCCGCGAAATTCTGACGCAATACGGCCCGTTGGGATTAATCTGGTTCGACACGCCGCGATTGATGACCGAACAACGCGCGCAGCAATTCGCGGACATGGTTCGCGAGCTTCAACCAAATTGCCTGGTCAACGGGCGGCTGGGCGGCAAAGGCGATTACCGTTCGACTGGCGACAACCGCATTCCCGATCAAGTCGTGCCCGGCGTTTGGGAAGTTCCCGCCACGATCAATGACACCTGGGGTTACAAAAGCTACGACGATCACTGGAAACCGCCCGCCGAGATCGTGTTCAAACTGGTGGACATCGTCAGCAAAGGCGGCAATTACCTGCTTAATGTCGGCCCTACCGCCGAAGGCATCATCCCGCAACCGAGCCAGGACATTCTGCGCAAAGTCGGCCAGTGGCTGAAAGTAAATGGCGAAGCGATTTATGGCGCCAGCCCGTCACCCTTCGGTCAAGAGTTCGGCCGCTTGAGCGACACGAAAAAGAATCAGCAAGGCCAACCCATATTTGAGCAGGCGAAAGAATGGCGTGCGACGACCAAACCGGGCGTCATTTACATTCATTTGTTTGCCTGGCCGAAAGAATTCGTGCTGGAAGGGATGAAGGGCAAGGTCACGAAAGCCCATCTGCTGGCCGGATCGAAAAAGCCGCTGAAGTTTACGCACAAGGACGGAAAGCTGATTGTGCAATTGCCGGAACAGGCTCCGAGCGATTTGGACTCCGTGCTTCGGTTGGACGTGAACGGGAATTGA
- a CDS encoding carboxypeptidase regulatory-like domain-containing protein, giving the protein MPSGKQQLQLLQSFLALLFVLTMVGQAMSQTVTGTVSGSVMDSTNNAIVGATVTLVNERTKDSRAIATNDSGDFRFTAVLPGTYTIKVEARGFSNFERRGNVLTATEHLSVGEVSMKIGAVTETVTTVAEGTPVQTESVEHSALVTSKQLELISQRGRDVTSLLKILPGVSYGGESESAGSSFGSGVPNIQGGRNTFNTFNVDGVRGNDLGSPNVFSSTVNFDAISEVKVLLNGYQAEYASNSSANVNIITKSGSSQYHGSGYWYKRHEQFNANNFFNNNTLVTSPLTGKTTTVPKPRYRYNTLGATFGGPVWLPKVGDKVKDKLFFFYSFEDSQTLNPQALRQVTTATDLERKGDFSKSFTSLDSSGKPVPLFIRDPTKTGNCNATDQTACFPGNVIPANRINKNGQALLSVFPLPNATNLSITKAGYNYLFQESIKVPKRQNLFRTDYRPSARDSFYVRGSMWYADNQGIAVPAGTANWGLAGLHYTFTDNSIIGNWTRVLSTRLVNEASLGVRHSVEKGPPLNDAELAKLQKATYGYTLGQFHPELNPLGIIPQVSFGNITSPANITYDGRTPLRGADTIITFTDNLSYTLGSHNLKAGFYAERARNYEGATAVFGGQFTFSNDANNPLNSGYAYANAILGNFTQYTEATFRPSGEGRQSLVDWFVQDSWKATRRLNIEYGVRFGWFNQWYQDTANSAAFALSRYDKSKAPKYYQPGCTVAVPAGGTCAAANRRALNPVNGQLLPAVLIGAFVPGTGDPYNGMVLGTDSSYPRGFKEQQPVQVQPRLGFAWDVKGDGKLAVRGSFGVFNQTRVSANAIWTDVARNPPIADNPRIFYGNMDSLLSSGGTLFPSSVTGFDLDAPTPVTYSYNLGIQKDLGFGTVLDVSYVGSQSRHLQQQRNINLIPYRARHLDVNPQNANPTVANTALPDDFLRPYPGYGNITYYDNAGYSNYNALQVAANRRFARGLQFGLAYTYSKTMDLVDGDRDGGLATYRPYSIWNYGRAGFDQTHVMVINYTWDIPRASKLWDNRAVKAVFDDWQLSGITAFASGTPGGIGLALVDSGTDLSGGGDGTRVNVIGNPNLSDSKQTVASTGFVQWINPAAFARPARGDFGNAPKDVFRNPGTHNWDFSLFKNIPLKSESRYLQFRWEMYNAFNHTQWSGIDTTARFDTSGNQVNARFGQVNAARSARVMQGSLRITF; this is encoded by the coding sequence ATGCCTTCAGGTAAGCAGCAGCTTCAGCTTCTTCAGTCGTTTTTGGCATTGCTTTTTGTTCTGACAATGGTCGGGCAAGCAATGTCGCAAACCGTGACCGGAACAGTTTCCGGTTCGGTGATGGATTCTACCAACAATGCCATTGTTGGGGCGACAGTCACTCTGGTCAATGAACGCACGAAAGATTCCCGCGCCATCGCCACCAACGATTCCGGAGATTTCCGGTTCACCGCAGTGTTGCCCGGAACCTACACCATCAAAGTGGAAGCGAGAGGGTTCAGCAATTTTGAACGCCGGGGCAATGTGCTCACGGCCACTGAACATCTTTCGGTCGGCGAAGTGTCCATGAAAATTGGCGCAGTGACCGAAACCGTGACCACCGTTGCTGAAGGCACTCCTGTGCAAACGGAAAGCGTAGAGCATTCGGCGCTGGTGACTTCCAAACAGCTTGAGCTGATTTCCCAGCGCGGGCGCGACGTGACTTCGCTGCTGAAAATTCTGCCCGGCGTTTCCTATGGTGGTGAAAGCGAATCGGCGGGCAGCAGCTTCGGCAGCGGCGTTCCCAACATTCAGGGTGGACGCAACACCTTCAACACCTTTAACGTGGATGGCGTGCGCGGCAACGATTTGGGCAGCCCGAATGTGTTCAGCAGCACGGTCAATTTCGACGCCATCAGCGAAGTGAAGGTGCTGCTAAATGGATACCAGGCTGAATACGCCAGCAATTCCTCCGCCAACGTCAACATCATCACCAAATCGGGATCAAGCCAGTATCACGGCTCAGGATACTGGTACAAACGCCACGAACAGTTCAACGCCAACAACTTTTTCAACAACAACACGCTGGTGACATCGCCGTTGACGGGAAAAACCACCACGGTTCCGAAGCCGCGCTACCGCTACAACACGCTTGGCGCGACCTTTGGCGGGCCCGTTTGGCTGCCGAAAGTCGGCGACAAAGTGAAGGACAAGCTGTTTTTCTTTTACTCCTTCGAAGATTCCCAGACCTTGAATCCGCAGGCGCTGCGCCAGGTCACGACGGCAACCGATCTGGAACGCAAGGGAGATTTTTCGAAATCATTTACCTCACTGGACAGTAGCGGCAAACCTGTCCCGCTTTTCATTCGCGATCCAACCAAGACTGGGAATTGCAACGCCACAGATCAAACGGCTTGTTTCCCCGGCAACGTCATTCCGGCCAATCGAATCAACAAAAACGGCCAGGCGCTGCTGAGCGTGTTTCCGCTGCCGAATGCGACCAACCTGAGCATCACAAAGGCCGGGTACAATTACCTGTTCCAGGAAAGCATCAAGGTGCCCAAGCGGCAGAACCTGTTCCGCACGGATTACCGCCCTTCGGCAAGAGACAGTTTTTATGTCCGCGGTTCGATGTGGTACGCCGACAACCAGGGCATTGCCGTTCCGGCGGGCACGGCAAACTGGGGATTGGCGGGACTGCACTACACCTTCACCGACAACAGCATCATCGGCAACTGGACGCGCGTTTTATCCACGCGGCTGGTCAACGAAGCTTCGCTCGGCGTGCGCCACAGCGTCGAAAAAGGGCCGCCGCTCAATGATGCGGAACTGGCCAAACTGCAAAAGGCGACGTATGGCTACACGCTGGGGCAGTTTCATCCCGAATTAAATCCGCTGGGCATCATTCCGCAGGTCTCGTTCGGCAATATCACCAGCCCGGCCAACATCACCTACGATGGGCGAACGCCGTTGCGCGGAGCCGACACGATCATCACCTTTACCGACAATCTCAGCTACACACTCGGCTCTCATAACCTGAAGGCAGGTTTCTATGCAGAACGCGCACGCAACTACGAAGGCGCGACGGCAGTTTTCGGCGGGCAATTCACCTTCTCCAACGACGCGAACAACCCGCTGAATTCGGGATATGCCTACGCCAACGCGATTCTGGGAAACTTCACGCAATACACGGAAGCGACGTTCCGTCCGAGCGGCGAAGGGCGGCAGAGTCTGGTGGATTGGTTCGTGCAGGATTCGTGGAAAGCGACGCGCCGGTTGAACATCGAATACGGCGTGCGATTTGGCTGGTTCAACCAGTGGTATCAGGACACGGCCAATTCGGCGGCGTTTGCGCTGTCGCGTTACGACAAATCCAAAGCGCCGAAGTATTACCAGCCGGGTTGCACGGTTGCGGTTCCGGCTGGAGGCACTTGTGCTGCGGCCAATCGGCGCGCTCTCAACCCGGTCAACGGCCAATTGCTCCCCGCGGTTTTGATTGGGGCATTCGTGCCGGGAACGGGCGATCCGTACAACGGAATGGTGCTGGGAACGGACAGCAGTTACCCGCGCGGGTTCAAAGAACAGCAGCCCGTTCAGGTGCAACCGCGCCTGGGATTTGCCTGGGATGTCAAAGGCGATGGAAAACTGGCGGTTCGCGGCAGTTTCGGCGTGTTCAATCAAACCCGCGTCAGCGCCAATGCCATCTGGACGGATGTGGCGCGTAATCCTCCAATTGCTGATAACCCGCGCATCTTTTACGGCAATATGGACTCACTGCTGAGTTCGGGCGGGACGCTTTTTCCCAGTAGCGTGACGGGCTTCGATCTGGACGCTCCGACGCCTGTGACTTACAGCTACAATCTGGGCATTCAGAAGGATCTCGGTTTCGGCACCGTGCTGGATGTGTCTTACGTCGGTTCGCAAAGCCGCCATTTGCAACAGCAACGGAACATCAATCTGATCCCGTATCGCGCCCGCCATTTGGACGTGAACCCGCAAAATGCCAATCCGACGGTGGCGAATACAGCATTGCCGGATGATTTCCTGCGCCCGTATCCGGGGTACGGCAACATCACCTACTACGACAACGCAGGTTATTCGAATTACAACGCACTGCAGGTGGCGGCCAATCGCCGCTTTGCGCGCGGGCTGCAATTCGGCTTGGCCTATACCTATTCCAAGACGATGGATTTGGTGGATGGCGACCGCGATGGCGGACTGGCGACCTATCGTCCTTACAGCATTTGGAATTACGGCAGAGCCGGTTTCGACCAAACGCATGTGATGGTCATCAACTACACATGGGACATTCCGCGCGCTTCCAAACTCTGGGACAACCGCGCGGTTAAGGCCGTTTTCGACGACTGGCAATTATCCGGCATCACGGCCTTTGCCAGCGGCACGCCCGGCGGGATTGGCTTGGCGCTGGTGGATTCCGGCACGGACCTATCCGGCGGCGGAGACGGCACGCGCGTCAATGTCATCGGCAATCCCAATTTGTCAGATAGCAAACAAACCGTGGCTTCGACGGGCTTTGTGCAATGGATTAATCCCGCGGCGTTTGCCCGCCCCGCGCGCGGAGATTTCGGCAATGCGCCGAAAGACGTGTTCCGTAATCCCGGCACACACAACTGGGACTTTTCGCTCTTCAAGAACATCCCGCTCAAGAGCGAATCGCGTTACCTGCAATTCCGCTGGGAAATGTACAACGCCTTCAATCACACGCAATGGTCCGGCATAGACACGACTGCGCGGTTTGACACCAGCGGCAATCAGGTCAACGCCCGATTCGGGCAAGTCAACGCCGCACGCAGTGCGCGCGTGATGCAAGGCTCCTTGCGAATTACGTTTTAA